One Pagrus major chromosome 11, Pma_NU_1.0 genomic region harbors:
- the dda1 gene encoding DET1- and DDB1-associated protein 1: MEKADFLKGLPVYNKSNFSRFHADSVCKASNRRPSVYLPTREYPSEQIIVTEKTNILLRYLHQQWDKKNAAKKREQEQGEGDSPAPPRKIARTDSQEMNEDS, from the exons ATGGAGAAG GCTGATTTCTTGAAAGGACTTCCTGTCTACAATAAGAGCAACTTCAGCAGGTTTCATGCAGACTCTGTTTGTAAAGCATCT AATCGGAGGCCCTCTGTGTACCTCCCAACACGTGAATACCCCTCTGAACAGA TTATTGTAACAGAGAAAACCAACATCCTCCTGCGCTACCTCCATCAGCAGTGGGACAAAAAG AACGCAGCAAAGAAAAGGGAACAGGAACAAGGTGAGGGTGACAGCCCAGCACCCCCGAGGAAGATTGCCAGGACAGACAGCCAAGAGATGAATGAGGACTCataa